The following DNA comes from Sphingomonas flavescens.
GATCACTATCGGGTCGATCCCGACAAGACGTATTTGCTGATCGCCGATGGAAATGCTTCGGGAGAGTCGACCGGATATCTGCGGCTGTGCCGGCTACTCGGCGGGTTCTGGAAGCTCTTCCTCGTGTTCGGACTGATACCCAGGCCGCTCCGCGACTGGGCCTATCGGGTCGTCGCGCGCAACCGGTACGGCTGGTTCGGTAAGGTCGAGCAATGCGCGCTGCTGTCTGCGGAGCAGAGAGCGCGGATGCTCGGATGACCCTGGCGCCGGTATCGCTCTACGAGCGCTTGTTGGGCGACCGTTTTTCATCCCTGCCGCGCGCGGTGACATCCATGCACGCGATCGACGATGAACGCGTTGCGGTCGGCGACGGCTTTGTCGTGACCAATGGTGGT
Coding sequences within:
- a CDS encoding thiol-disulfide oxidoreductase DCC family protein; the encoded protein is MTEAFSYRDDPKVPDFPDDRPLFVFDGYCVLCSTGVSWLMKYGGDCVRYASAQSPLGAALFDHYRVDPDKTYLLIADGNASGESTGYLRLCRLLGGFWKLFLVFGLIPRPLRDWAYRVVARNRYGWFGKVEQCALLSAEQRARMLG